Part of the Labrenzia sp. PHM005 genome is shown below.
CCTTCCGGAACCACGCGAACAGATTGTGCGTAGGCTTTGTTGACCAGGAAGCCAAGGCCCGGAGAGGACAGAGCAACCATACCAATGAGTATTGCGGCCACAATTATGCGAACAGAAAACCTATGGACGACAGAATTTCGTTTCATGGTAATCGCTCGGGGCCAATTCTCATGGTTATTATCGTGGACCGGACCTGCGCCCAGTGAAACTTGATACCGACAGAATGTATATCTAACGCAGCGTTATTGGGATATATTGATTTTATTATATGCGTGCGAAAAGAGCATTCTTGCCAGCGAGATGCAACTGCCACAACGTCTTACAGGCCGTCCATCAACAAGGAAGTGATATAAATCACATAGGCATGACCCTTCGTTGAAATGTGGGCCTTGGTAAAACTATCATAATCGTTTGCCGGCATTCGGCCCCATGTGCAGGCGGACGTCCTTTGGTACGTTCATATGATCATAATAGGGTTTGTGCCGGATGAGCCCGCATAGTTCCCGTTGAATGGTGACGAACCATAGTGCTTCCTGCGCCACAGCCAGTTTTTCGCCAATCAACTCCTCATCCTTGGGGTCTAGCGACTTGGCGTGTTCCAACTGAGTGAGTGCGATTTCCAATTTCTTTTGCAGCCGGCCGAGGGTCGAGGCTTTTTCATTGAATATCTCATGCTGTAACGCGGCGGATAACGGATCCTGGGCTGCGTCTGGCCGGTAATAGATTTGTGGCGGGCGGATGGACATAATCTTGTTCCAGCTTTCCGTTTCGGGGGCACACAATGGCTGCATTATACCGCAGACTTGTTTTGGGAGAGTGTATTGTCTGCCAAAACCAATCCGAAAAGCGTGGCCAACTTCAATAGGCAAGGCAAAGCGGCATATGTAAGGCTGAGCACCCATTCCAGCTTAGGTGTGAGCTCGGTTCCAGGGACGTAGCCAAACGATCCCAAAATGGGTAGGGCTAAGCCGGTTGCGGCTGCCAACGCTACTTTCGACAACAAAGCCATCAGGGAAAACAGCCGTGAGGCTTCAGCCTGGCGGGCGTCTGCTTCGATATGATCGGCCAATAGCGCCGGCGGCAGAGCCAAGTCTGCGCCAAGTGCTAAGCCGGACAGGCCGCAAACGGCGGCATAGGCCAACAAATCCCCTCGTCCGAGAAAGACTGCCCAAATGAATGTAATTACCGCAAGTCCGAGAGAGATTTGCCAGGCGCGGATTTTCCCGAACTTTGCAGCTACCTTTATCCAAAGCGGCATGGAAGCGGCTCCGCTCAGGAAATAGATCAGCAGAAACAGCCCAGTGTAGGGTTCTGCACCCAGACGGTCTCTGATGAAAAACATTACGAGCACGGCAGGAATGGCGCTGGCGAAAGTGTTCAATAACACCAAAGCGTAAAAGCAAGCGCGCCACCTGTTTTTCAACAGACCGCGCCAAGGTGTTTGCTGCGATGACTTTGCTGGCCGGGAGAGCTCGGCCGATTTTGTCCAAAGGGACAGCAGATAAAGAGCGCCTGCGAGCAGCGGGATATAAGCAAGAGTAAGGATATGAAACGCAAAGGCCGGATTGGTCCATTGTGTCAGCAACGCAGGAGTTATCGCGGCCGCGAGCAGCCCCAGCAGGCCGAGCGCTTCCCGAGCGCCGGTAATACGGGTCCGTTCTGCTGTCGACACCTTCCATAATCCGCCGAGAGTCTGGAGATTGATGGTTACGATAGAAAAGCCCGTGGTACAGATTAGAACCGATAAGGCAAACCAGGTGAGGGGTCTTGATGCCAACGGATGAAACAACATCCAAAACCCGGTCCCCAGCAGCACGACACCGGCTATTAGAATTTGAGGCCGTTGCTTGTAAAACCGGTCACTTAGGCTGCCAATCAAAGGGTCCTGAAACGCGTCCACGAGCCGGAGCAATAGGAGAATGAAACCCAAAGTACCAATTGGTTGGGCGAGCGTTACCGCATAAAAATCGGGCGCGTGCAGGTAAATCGGTAGCCCTGCGAAAGCCAAGGGAAAAGCAAGGGCACCATATGTGAACAGCTTGAACAACTGGATCCGAGGTGCAGGGGCCGGATTACTGGACCGATTGTTATCGACGGTTGCTGCTTGAAGCATGAATGATCAGGAACCGGCGCCAACTAGCTTTGCACGCAGTCTAGGATTACCAGTGCGATTCCCCAACCATATGGCGAAGAAGCGTTTGGAGAACGCCTTATCTGAGATCGTGCCGATTTTCCGGTTGCCAAAGTAAAACACGGTACTGCCGGAAGCCGTTCTGACGCCAGTGATGGATTGGCCTGACGAAACGTTCGGGAACATGGCTTCCATCTGTTTGGTCCATTTTGCCAGTTGAGCTTTTGAAGCTCCTTGTTTGCGCATCTCATCAGCCGATCGTTTGGCAATCGCTTGGCCCTTGAAATTGCGAAGGTAAGTTAGCTTCAAGGCAAACGGTTTTGACGGTGAATACGTTCCCCCGGGTGCGTAAAGTGCAGCATCAAACACCTTGATGCCCAAAAAAGTTAGGCGACCTTGTCCTACCAGGCTAGCTGAAGGAACCGATCTGGCCGCCGATCCGAGGTCTGCACGTGCCGTGCTCAAGCTGATGGGCGATCCGAAGGTGATCAGGACGACGGCAAAAACAATCAGGTGCCGGATTTTAACAGCGGGAAGGCGAGTGTTCTGCATCAGTCTCTCCTGTCGTTATGCAGGATCTTACGCAGAGCCTCCATCGACGGATTTCCGAAACTTGTCACAAATCCTTTGGTGAGAGCCTGAGGCAACCAGCGGATAGATATTTCTATCGCAATAAATCGAGAGCGGGTATTTTATTGTCTGACTTGATAGTTTTGCTCGTTTTTCAAATAAAAGATTGTAGTTTTTTCCAATAATCGACTTGATTTTGCTTATTTTTCGACCTCCTGCTAGTCGCCCGATTAAGAGAAAATTTGCAGACTTCATTTATAACTTCCCCGAACCTTATGGGGGACATTATGAAGTTCTGGCAATCAGTGAAATTTACCACGACAGTGCCAATCGTGGCAGTGGTCGCGTTGGCGTTCGTCGCCTTCGCGTATGTAACATCATCGCAACGTGTATCGGGCGTTCAGCACGCTTTCGAACAACAAATCAGTATGAGTGCAAACCTGACCAATCAGGCTTTGGGCAATGCGATTTGGGATTTCGACCAAGACTTGGCGAACACGCTGCTTGATCCATTGCTGGACAACCCTGACTTTTCCTGGGCTATCGTTCAGGAAAAGAACGGTGATGTTTTCGCGTCTCTGAACCGGGCAGAAGCAGCAGGTTCCAACGATGAGCTGATCAGCCTTATCCCTGAGGAAATGCGCGGTGAAAATGCATCTGAAACGACCGAGTTTTTCACGGGTTCAGAGTATCAAATCGGTATCAAGCCGATCACGCGCAAGGACGGTGATGCTGCCGAAACGCTCGGCATCATGTATGTCGCCTTTGATATTTCCGCGATTAACAGCGCCCGCAGTGAAGCGCTTATGACCGCACTGATTATCACCGTGATTGCAATTGTTGCCGTTTCCTTGGTCTTGGTTGCCTTAATCCGCCGTATCACTGGCCAGATCGGAACGCTGTCCGACACAATGGGCACGCTTTCAGACGGCAACTATGACATCAATATTCCGTATGTTGAGCGCGTCGATGAAATGGGTCAGATGGCTCGAACGGTCGAGATTTTCCGGGACAACGGTTTGCGTCAGCGTGAACTGGAACAAGAACAACAGCAAAACATCGAAAACGAGCGCCGCCGCCAGGCCGCTCTGGACGAAATGATCTCGGATTTCCGCGATGACAGCGGACGCCTACTGGAGCCGGTCTCCCAGTCGACGGATAGCATGGCCAATATCTCTGGTGTTCTGATGGACCTGTCCACCACCAATACCGAGCGGACTGCGTCTGTGGCAGCTGCTACCGAACAGGCCTATGCGAGCGTCCAGACGGTCGCATCGGCATCGGAAGAATTGTCGGCCTCCATCGGTGAGATCTCCCGCCAGATCAATGAAACCAGTGAAGTTGTCTCTACTGCAAATGACAAAGCCAACTCTGCGAATGAGCAGGTTGCAAGCCTTGCTGCCTCTGCTCAGAAGATTGGTGCGGTGTTGCAGCTCATCCAGGATATCGCTGAACAGACCAACCTATTGGCACTAAACGCCACGATTGAGGCTGCGCGTGCTGGTGAAGCCGGCAAAGGCTTTGCGGTTGTTGCCGCTGAAGTTAAGGAGCTGGCCACCCAGACCTCCAAGGCAACGGAAGAGATTTCCGCTCAGATCAATGCCATTCAGGGTGCGTCTTCGGACTCTGTAGCAGCGATCGAGGAAATTGCGACCATTATGGAAAAGGTCAACGAGTTCACCAACTCAATCACTCAGGCTCTGGAGCAACAGGGATCGGCAACTGCTGAAATCAGCAGTTCTATTCAGGAAGTTGCTTCTGGAACACGCGAGATCAGCGAGAACATGACGGGTGTTAAGGCTGCGGTTGATGATACCAGCCAGTCCGCTGGCGAGGTTTCTGCGACATCCTCTGAAGTGGCTCAAAACACCCGCCAACTGGCTGAGCGTATTGATGATTTCCTCAAAACCGTCGCAGCCGCTTAAGGTTTAAATCAGCCCCCGCCAGAGTGGCTGAAAAACACAGACCCCGCGCATTTAGTGCGGGGTTTTTTCTTGTTGGATGACGGCAAGCCGGTGTCATATTTTCTTTTCTCAACCAGTGCATTATAACTTAACCATCAAGCGGACGGCGTTTGCCCCGTTATTTGTTTCGTCCATGTTACATTTTTAATGTGAAACGGCCGTTTGGGACGGCTTAGTCTCGGTCAAGAAGCTTGAAGTATTGGCTAAGAAATGGATGAATTCGAACCTTGCTAAGGCGATGGTGTTGGACCGGGAAATGGTAATGTAATGAGCGATCCTGATCTGAAATTCCGGCTTAAGAAACGCACGAAAGTTGAAAAACCCAAACTCTACAAGGTCGTTCTTTTGAATGACGATTACACGCCAAGGGAGTTTGTCGTTTTGATCTTGAAGGGCGAATTCCGCTTGGACACAGCTCAGGCGGAAACGGTTATGATGACGGCTCATCAAAAAGGGGCTTGTGTGGTCTCGGTTTATCCCAAAGATGTTGCCGAAACCAAAACCATGCGTGCGCTGGATGCGGCCGGGCGGCTCGGTTATCCGCTACAGTTTAACGTCGAACCGGAATAATTTTAGCTGTTTGTTGCGATCAAAGCTATTTTTCGAGTTTGAATGCTTGGCAAAAAAACAGCGGCAGAAGACTGCCGCTGCGAATTTTCTGAAAAGTCTTAAAAAATCCAATTCTGACTGACATTTAGGAAGAATCTTATATGCTTCGCCTCACCCTTCATAGCTCTCAAAACTGATAGGGGGGGGGCGGGTGCCGGAACTTGAAAAAGAACTGATCGCCATTCAGAACGCAGATGATGCGAATTTGGTTTTTCAAGTATTTGCTAATGCAGGCCAGGCCTATGGTTTCAACAACGCTTGTTTTACTCTGATGAATGACCATTTGGCACAAGGATTGGGTAAATACCATGGATTTGCTACTGACTATCCGGAAGACTGGATGGACTATTATATGGAGCGCAACTACCTAGACTGCGATCCGGTCATTTACAAAGCGATCCGCGGAGGAGCCGCCTTTGTATGGTCAGAAGCCATAACGGCACAAAACCGTGACCAAAAACTGGATCCGAAGCGAAAAGCTTCCAGCCGCATACTTATGAGTGAAGCCGCCGATGCCGGGCTTGTCGATGGTGTCGGGATACCTCTGTTTACGCAGGGTGGAGGGCTTTCAGCTGTTGGCCTGTCCACGAACGATGAAGAATTGGATATTCCGCCTGAAACTTTGGCGGAAGTTAGCCTTCTTGCCGGCGCATTTCACGAGCGGTTTTTAAGCTTTTTCAACCGGGAACAGCCGGTTCACATCACTTCAAGGGAAATCGATGTCCTATCTTGGTCCGCAGAAGGCAAGACCGACAGCGAAATTGCACAGCTGCTTGGTGTTTCGGTGGCTACGGTTCGATTCCACTGGGGAAATATTTTTCGTAAATTTAATGCCGCGAACAAAGTCAATGCGACGGCAAAAGCTATCCGGTTGAATCTAGTTTCGGTTTCTTTGTTGGGTGTTCCTGAGATATGGAAGTGATTGAGCAGTGCCAAATCTGCTCAAAAGAAAACCCGGCCTGAGGCCGGGTTTTGTTCGTCTTGTCATTGATACGGGACGTTAGTCGCGCAGCTTGACGATCTTGTCATCGCCGCCACCCGGCGTGTCGTCGTCCGGACCTTCGTCGACTGGCTCTGTGACATCATCCAGAATATCGGTGTTCGGGTCGGTTTTCACTTCGGGCAGCGGGTCGGTGATCCCCAAATCCGCAGCGAGGTCGAAGCTTTCCGTCAAGCCCAGTTCCTCGGCCGGCCCGCGGCCTTCCATGGCCATCTGATAATTGGCAATGACGGCCTTCAACTGCGTAATCTGCTCGTTGGCGGTGTCTACCTGGATCTTATAACGCTGCAGACGTTTGTTCTCATCGACCAGATCTTCCAGATTGTCCGCGAATTTCTGGTTTTGATTGCGCTGGTGATTAAGATCTGTAAGGGCCGAGTTGTAGCGCAGGTTGACCTCACGCAGCTTGGCGGTGGTCGCCATCAGCTCGTTGCGGTCTTTCTCATGGTTCTTCTGAGCACTGTCGAGCAGGTGTTCAATTTCCTGCATGCGCTTGACCAGCTCGCGGCTGCGCTCCTTGATGGTTGAGTTTTCACGCGCCATCTCTTGCAGGGACTGCGCGCCGATCCGGCGCTGTGACGACAGGTTTTCGATCTCGGCGTTCAGTGCATAGACTTCATTGTCGTGCTTGCGTTGTTCTTCTTCCAGCCGCGACTTGGCGTAGACCAGTTCCTGATTGGCGACATCGAGGTGGGATTTCAGGTCGATGTTGTCATTGCGGAAATCAATCAGTTCACGTTTGACCGCTTCCAGCTCGCTGGAAGCCTGATTGTTCTTGCGGATTTCCTCTTCCAGAAGCGCAGCGCTTTCAGAAAGGTTCTGTTGCAGCTCTTTCTCGCGGTGTTTGACGGCTTCCAGATCTGAGTTGAGGCTTTCCGCGTGTTTTTCCAGCGTTTCGAACTTCGCTGTCAGATCATTCAGTTTTCCGGACAGATCTGCAATTTGCGCGTTGGCATCCACCAGCGTGGCGCTTTGAAGCCGGTATTCTTCGTTGATCTTTTTATTGTTGTCACGGATCGAAACAATATCGTTGCGCGCCGTTTCCAACGCAGTCCGGGTTTCGGTCGACCGTTTGCGCAGTGAATGAACTTCTGCCTGAGCGTCTTCAAGCTGCGTGGTTAGTGACTTCACCTTGTGCTCGGCGTCGAGCAGGTCGGTGGAGATTTTGGCGTTTTCCGATTTCAGCCGGACCTCGGTCTCCACGCTGGCGCGGGAGTTTTCGAGGTATTCCGCCATCATGCGGATGCTGGTCTGGCTTTCTGCGGCAAAGGCGGCCATCTGGTCAAAGGTCTGGGTAAGCCCGCCAATCCGGCCTTTGAGGCCGTCCAGCTGGTTCATCTTTTCCTGCATTCTTAAAGCGAAGGGGGACAGTTGTTCCACATTGGTGGTTGGTTCTTGTACCGGCTGCTGTCCTGTATCCGTCTCGATCGTCTGGTCCAGGTCTTGGCCCGGGTTCGAGGATTTCGAGAAAATGCCCATTCCGTGCTCCTGATGTGCCGCGCGCTAAATCCTAGCAACGCGGGATACGCAATACTATTAAGCCTTTTTTAACCCAAATGGCGGGGCCGTACAACGACTCAGACGGTGCGCAGTCACATTACACCGGTCAGCGTTACCGCAAAAAGAACGATATCCCCGGAAAGTCGGTGAAAATGACAGGATGGTTAACGGAAATTATCGCAAATTTTGCCGATAATAAAACAACTTAAGGTGTCTGTTTTCTTTAAGGTGCGGTCGAGTTTATTCTGCTGCTTTTTGAATGTTACGCAGTGTCAACGTAATACGCGATACCTTCATAGGTCAGGGAACCGACCGTCTGGATGCTGTCTCTTTCAGATTCTGAGGCTGTATAAAAGTGTGTGCCGGTTGAACTGTTGTAGAAGCGGTAGAGGGCCACACTGGTGCCGCTGACCTCACTTGCATACCCTTGATAGGCAATGCCTTCGTAGATGAAATCCGGGAGATTGTTGGTGACGTGCGCCCGTTCGTCTTCGCTGGCCGTGTAGAAATGAGTGCCCGTCGACGTGTTGTAAAGCCGGTAAATGTTGATCAGGCTAGATGGGTTGGTTGCCGCGTCGGCCGCAGCAAAGGCAACCCCTTCATAAGACATGGAGGAGGCCGCCGCGATGATCGTATCGCGCTCCGTCGTGTCGCCGGTGTAAAAATGCGTGCCGGTGAGCGTGTTGAAAAAGCGGAAGATGGCGTTTGCGGAGGCATCGATCACCGGCGGGTTGGCCGTCTCGATATAACTGTCGTTGCTGGCCATGGTGGAAGTCAGCCAGGCTTCATGGGCAGTGACCGAAGCCGCCGCGGCGCTGGTTGAGACGACCCCGACAACGCTGACATTGTCACCACTGCCGGTGAAGATCGGACCGCCGCTGTTCCCGGAATTGATTTCCAGATTGCGGGTATCGACGTAATTGTCGATCAGATCCTTGGAAGCAAAGGCGCTGTCATAGGTCAGGTTGTTGTTATAGGCGCCTGGAAAACCCAGCACACCGACGGTTCCGGAGGTGAAGCTGTAGTTGATGCCAAACCAGCCATAAGTATCGCCAACCGCTTCACTGAGCGACAGCAGGGCGATATCGCGTTCCGCCCCGCCGAGGCTGAAGGCGCGGTTGTCGCCGCTGTAAATCAGCCCGTCATTGTCCGGGTCGAAATCATCGTAATAGCTTTGATTGGCCGGGGTGTAATAGGTCGGGTTGCTCTCATCCGGGTCATAAGAGAAATAGATTTTGATCTCGTCGGCCAGGCCGCCCAACTCAGCGGCGTAGATGGCATGGCTGGCTGTGAGCACATCATTGCGGCCAACAAGCACGCCGGAGCTGACATAAGACTGACGGCCCCAGGTCGATACGATATAGGCAACCGCTTGACCGGGAAAACTGTCGTCGTTCGCTTCTGTTGACATGCTTTTTCGTCTGCCTTCGGCTGCCTTGCTTTTTGTCTGCTCAGTAATCTAAACCGGCAGCGGCCCTTTTCTTCCCGGACCGCGCATCTTTATCCGCGAGGCCAATCGGTCTTTACCTGATAATGGATGGATCGTTAAATATTGCTGTAACTGAAATCACAGGATTTACACACTTGAAGGCCTTGTTGCCTGCAAAGTCTCTTGCTGCACTGGTATCACAGCTGCCGGGCTTAATTGTGGCTATCAGGTGCCGCACAGAAAATAGTCTTTAATAAACCGCAATTGTCCGCTATCACGGTCAAATCGATATTGCTTGACGAACTTTGTACGCGTGTGGATTTCCATGCTCAGAACGATCTTCCCTCTCAACGTCGACTACGCGCGCCGGGCTGCATAACGCAGGACGGACATCTTCTTATGACCGATTGAAAGGACATCGTAATGGCCATCGGTACAGTTAAATTCTTCAACACCACCAAAGGCTTCGGCTTCATTCAGCCGGAAGATGGCGGCAACGACGTGTTCGTGCACATCTCCGCTGTTGAGCGCTCTGGCATGACAACTTTGAACGAAGGCCAGAAGGTCAGCTTTGAAGTTGTTCAGGACCGCCGCTCCGGCAAGTCCGCTGCTGACAACCTTTCTGCAGTCTAAGGCTTTTTCTGGACTGCAGATCACCGGACAGGGATCCAGGTTCAGAAAACCGCTTCGAAAAGCCGGGCCACGCGCCCGGCTTTTTTGTTTTTCAGACTTTCCTGTTGCTTCACTACGGGAAAGGCATGAGGTCTTTCTAATTCCTCTGACTTTTCATTCCAGCGAAAGCTGGGATCGAGTAATCTGAGAGACCCGTCGTGTACCAAGGACCAGCTGGTGTTCATGCCCGCGAATGCGGGTGCTAGGGCGATAAGACGTGAGTTTGGTTTTGCCTCGCCAGCCTTGAACAGCACAAAACCCGCCGCGAGGAAATCCTCCGGCGTTTTGCTCAAATCTCTTCCCTGAGCCACAGGAGTGGCGGGGCGCGCCGGGCCTTGCCTGCGCATCAGTTGAATAAATGAGTCTTCGGCAAAGCTTGACTGCCCCGCCCGGGCTGTTTGGTGCGCGCCGTGGCACAGCACCGGCCAGACTCGAAGTGCGGGGTGTCAATCCGCCCTCCGCAGCACGCCCAGCCGGCCGCTACTCGGTGTTGCCGCTGCAGGGTCACCGCCGTCCATTATCGCGCCGGACCCCGGTCCGGTTCGTTACACCGGCCCGTCAGCCCCGCCCGATCCGCTCCCTCCCGGGGGACGGTCCCCCAAAAAGCCCGTGTGAGCGGATACGCAGATCATCATACGGCAGGGGCATGGGGGCGTGGATAAGATTTCTTTGTGTCAGGAGGTTCCAACCGTGCCGTCCCGGATTTGATCCGGGATCTGTTACACTGTTTTTGGTCCCGGCTCAGAGGCCGGGACGGCTTAGGGAACGCAGCCACTGCGCGCTCACTGAGCGTCATCCCCGCCTTGTGCGGGGATCCAATCCACCGTTCAGCATCGGTCCGATGGGTGTATTCATTGAAACGCGGCCCAATAAACCTCTGCCCATTCCCGAGATTTCGGGAATCAATGGATCCCCGCACAAGGCGGGGATGACATCTGGGGGAGGGGTTATTGCCCCGGCCGTCCGCTCTTCTTCGGCCGACCGCGCCGCTTTTTCTCGTCCACAGGATCCTCGTAAGATCCGGCGCCGATCTTGCCGCGCGGGGAAAGATGAGGCGCATCGTCTGCCTGGACGACGGGTGCCGGTTTTTGCGGCAGCGGGCCTTTTGTCAGTGGGACTTCCGTGCGCCCAACGGTCATTTCATCGAGGCTCGGCTTATGAACCTTTGATTTGGCCTTGGCTGCTCTATCTTTCGCCGTTTCCTTCTTCTTGCCGCTCGCGCCTTCCTTGGTGCCGCCGGCGCCGAATTTCTTGTCGCCCTTGTAACCGCCGGTTTTCTGGTCGACGGCAGATTGCCGGGCCATGGCGTCGTCGGCAACGGCCAGTTCGGTTTCCTGCAGGCGTTTGATTTCGTCGCGCAGGCGGGCGGCGGTCTCGAAGTCGAGATCGGCGGCGGCGTCGCGCATCTGTTTTTCCAGATCGGAAATGTGAGCCTGCAGATTGTGGCCGACCAGTGCCCCTTCCTCGGCAAAACCGGCATCGACCGTGACGTGGTCCTGCTCGTAGACCGATTCCAGAATGTCGCCGATGGAGCGGCGGACGCTTTCCGGCGTGATGCCGTGTTCGGCGTTGTAGGCTATCTGTTTGTCGCGGCGGCGGTTGGTTTCGGCAATTGCCCGCTCCATGGAGCCGGTCATATTGTCGGCATAAAGGATCACCTTGCCGTCGACATTCCGGGCTGCGCGGCCAATGGTCTGGATCAGCGAGGTTTCGGAGCGCAGAAAACCTTCCTTGTCCGCATCCAGGATCGCGACCAGCGCACATTCGGGAATGTCGAGGCCCTCGCGCAGCAAGTTGATGCCAACCAGCACGTCGAAGGCGCCGAGGCGCAGATCCCTCAGGATCTCGATGCGTTCCAGCGTGTCGATGTCGGAGTGCATGTAGCGCACGCGCACGCCGTTTTCGTGCAGATATTCGGTCAGATCCTCGGCCATCCGCTTGGTCAAGGTGGTGACCAGCGTGCGGTAGCCTTTCTGGGCGGTCTCCCGGACTTCCCCCAGAAGATCATCGACCTGGGATGTCGCCGGGCGGATTTCC
Proteins encoded:
- a CDS encoding trypsin-like serine protease produces the protein MSTEANDDSFPGQAVAYIVSTWGRQSYVSSGVLVGRNDVLTASHAIYAAELGGLADEIKIYFSYDPDESNPTYYTPANQSYYDDFDPDNDGLIYSGDNRAFSLGGAERDIALLSLSEAVGDTYGWFGINYSFTSGTVGVLGFPGAYNNNLTYDSAFASKDLIDNYVDTRNLEINSGNSGGPIFTGSGDNVSVVGVVSTSAAAASVTAHEAWLTSTMASNDSYIETANPPVIDASANAIFRFFNTLTGTHFYTGDTTERDTIIAAASSMSYEGVAFAAADAATNPSSLINIYRLYNTSTGTHFYTASEDERAHVTNNLPDFIYEGIAYQGYASEVSGTSVALYRFYNSSTGTHFYTASESERDSIQTVGSLTYEGIAYYVDTA
- a CDS encoding cold-shock protein, which codes for MAIGTVKFFNTTKGFGFIQPEDGGNDVFVHISAVERSGMTTLNEGQKVSFEVVQDRRSGKSAADNLSAV
- a CDS encoding methyl-accepting chemotaxis protein, whose amino-acid sequence is MKFWQSVKFTTTVPIVAVVALAFVAFAYVTSSQRVSGVQHAFEQQISMSANLTNQALGNAIWDFDQDLANTLLDPLLDNPDFSWAIVQEKNGDVFASLNRAEAAGSNDELISLIPEEMRGENASETTEFFTGSEYQIGIKPITRKDGDAAETLGIMYVAFDISAINSARSEALMTALIITVIAIVAVSLVLVALIRRITGQIGTLSDTMGTLSDGNYDINIPYVERVDEMGQMARTVEIFRDNGLRQRELEQEQQQNIENERRRQAALDEMISDFRDDSGRLLEPVSQSTDSMANISGVLMDLSTTNTERTASVAAATEQAYASVQTVASASEELSASIGEISRQINETSEVVSTANDKANSANEQVASLAASAQKIGAVLQLIQDIAEQTNLLALNATIEAARAGEAGKGFAVVAAEVKELATQTSKATEEISAQINAIQGASSDSVAAIEEIATIMEKVNEFTNSITQALEQQGSATAEISSSIQEVASGTREISENMTGVKAAVDDTSQSAGEVSATSSEVAQNTRQLAERIDDFLKTVAAA
- a CDS encoding DUF6665 family protein; amino-acid sequence: MSIRPPQIYYRPDAAQDPLSAALQHEIFNEKASTLGRLQKKLEIALTQLEHAKSLDPKDEELIGEKLAVAQEALWFVTIQRELCGLIRHKPYYDHMNVPKDVRLHMGPNAGKRL
- a CDS encoding LuxR family transcriptional regulator, with translation MPELEKELIAIQNADDANLVFQVFANAGQAYGFNNACFTLMNDHLAQGLGKYHGFATDYPEDWMDYYMERNYLDCDPVIYKAIRGGAAFVWSEAITAQNRDQKLDPKRKASSRILMSEAADAGLVDGVGIPLFTQGGGLSAVGLSTNDEELDIPPETLAEVSLLAGAFHERFLSFFNREQPVHITSREIDVLSWSAEGKTDSEIAQLLGVSVATVRFHWGNIFRKFNAANKVNATAKAIRLNLVSVSLLGVPEIWK
- a CDS encoding MFS transporter produces the protein MLQAATVDNNRSSNPAPAPRIQLFKLFTYGALAFPLAFAGLPIYLHAPDFYAVTLAQPIGTLGFILLLLRLVDAFQDPLIGSLSDRFYKQRPQILIAGVVLLGTGFWMLFHPLASRPLTWFALSVLICTTGFSIVTINLQTLGGLWKVSTAERTRITGAREALGLLGLLAAAITPALLTQWTNPAFAFHILTLAYIPLLAGALYLLSLWTKSAELSRPAKSSQQTPWRGLLKNRWRACFYALVLLNTFASAIPAVLVMFFIRDRLGAEPYTGLFLLIYFLSGAASMPLWIKVAAKFGKIRAWQISLGLAVITFIWAVFLGRGDLLAYAAVCGLSGLALGADLALPPALLADHIEADARQAEASRLFSLMALLSKVALAAATGLALPILGSFGYVPGTELTPKLEWVLSLTYAALPCLLKLATLFGLVLADNTLSQNKSAV
- the clpS gene encoding ATP-dependent Clp protease adapter ClpS, whose product is MSDPDLKFRLKKRTKVEKPKLYKVVLLNDDYTPREFVVLILKGEFRLDTAQAETVMMTAHQKGACVVSVYPKDVAETKTMRALDAAGRLGYPLQFNVEPE
- a CDS encoding chalcone isomerase family protein — translated: MQNTRLPAVKIRHLIVFAVVLITFGSPISLSTARADLGSAARSVPSASLVGQGRLTFLGIKVFDAALYAPGGTYSPSKPFALKLTYLRNFKGQAIAKRSADEMRKQGASKAQLAKWTKQMEAMFPNVSSGQSITGVRTASGSTVFYFGNRKIGTISDKAFSKRFFAIWLGNRTGNPRLRAKLVGAGS